One window of the Anticarsia gemmatalis isolate Benzon Research Colony breed Stoneville strain chromosome 21, ilAntGemm2 primary, whole genome shotgun sequence genome contains the following:
- the woc gene encoding zinc finger protein without children isoform X1 — protein sequence MDEKESLPDKPSEEPNKVSGEDADTGKPVDEVGEPEAASEAGSQEEPSETGEEKTDSDVGNSEKASGDKEESELQNHVDHESVEDSNSAKSEGDGDKKDEPANTESVTQDDVKETEESEDKLEESQDSTITTDDKLKDDAPQTSSQDVFSQESTSQAQSEETSQDNSEVNSQEGASQEAVPETSSEKTEEASQDVIDDDSVEKVDEDKKDNDDVGKPEFETAPNVSVDEPQEDHTQALDPFDALLKDTNDSSQAECSEKSNISATVNIDDEDDDHNVDDSHGDVPHDDEDEHHAVTELVDEPGADEEVCLLPDTEREISEADKAEAEKVLAEKRKQAEEAAAAAAAAQAAVPKVEEPTEGESEEGSKSAEQQTNETTDEHVETDTANEDATQENGGDKENENEHDEAVEIDENVIPNVIQEVSPFDAVCLQCKSDHPCTFRVTMKENETSYLCNENCVRSFQCEHPGQYSITHKKYLIIERAPKIMTCSECEEAKMCYFYYDYDGEDTNYCSINCLNSMMGDEREKYVFKRRRIVVLESTPKDAECFVCHEQTKCIFSLNRYGEDLNICEHPCIKNLNGRENGRYMIKKIRAPRKADTPRPASNNPPLLKLKVISNATDKYLDEAYKIQAKTPAMVQAAREERERTFVRRCNQCIIALHCDEKILTWETMDFCNEVCLGRYQNKIGSRCANCKNAVQHTSLGKYCVRFGYDIRQFCNSACLEEFKKGLKICCYCQRDISVGHQGFLAPVGDKGQFKDFCSQVCMGKFDQMSKNPIPQPVWAKCAVCSLEKATSIEVEVSEEVSQRLCSDPCFAAFKFVNNIFPDQCRWCKKYFERKQSKCFTIYEGANAHCFCSKSCMNVYISNSRHIVPCNWCKVKKYNFDMIRRVQTNGQAIMMCSLNCLNLYQVSVNAVSSRRTKCDMCKRTSLAQYHLTMSDATVRNFCTYQCVMSFQGQYSKHTPPLVPGEPIDHQKAVPTGAPRRTYPASSKNNAAATKNQQRSSGGMPVISSVQSLAAPPPLMPSMTRQKSKRLQQPAPEPEPPQAPKTPPPPPKPPTPPPPPPPKIYNHVIVKTLPPREVANKATMSKPMMVSKGVSCRPHPCTKECQTDPSLERRVLIPVPVPIYVPVPCAMWSIPFPVPVPIPLPIPTPIFIPTTRNSAKGIMKEINKIHDKMPTDPFEAELLMMAEMVAGDKKKDQSDSDTDDDNEPDTFSPVAAMDGNNAFGEDMLQMALKMATEYEDQPVDLESAMTANTITPSSHPGMPGLEGESMHHHHMMVLEQQRAVAALRASAAPRKRGGAGVAGVAGAAAAPAPRPARPPKRRRADPPPPPQPDPPREPAEKPDANMCLKYTFGVNAWKQWVMTKNAEIEKSSIRRKPFKSEILQLTADELNYSLCLFVKEVRKPNGSEYAPDTIYYLVLGIQQYLFENGRIDNIFTDPYYEKFTDCLDEVARKFSVLYNDSQYIVTRVEEEHLWESKQLGAHSPHVLLSTLMFFNTKHFNLVTVEEHMQLSFSHIMKHWKRNPNQPGQAKVPGSRNVLLRFYPPQSALEANSRKKKVYEQQENEENPLRCPVKLYEFYISKCPESVRTRNDVFYLQPERSCVPDSPVWYSTQALSRQALAKMLHRVKMVKEINIALLTS from the exons aagatAAATTAGAAGAATCACAAGACAGCACAATTACAACTGACGATAAGTTAAAAGATGATGCACCTCAAACAAGCTCCCAAGATGTATTTAGTCAAGAGTCAACTAGCCAAGCTCAGAGTGAGGAAACCAGTCAAGACAACAGTGAGGTCAATAGCCAAGAAGGAGCAAGCCAAGAGGCAGTACCAGAGACAAGTAGTGAGAAGACAGAGGAAGCCAGCCAAGACGTGATTGATGATGATTCTGTTGAAAAAGTTGATGAAGATAAGAAAGACAATGATGATGTTGGCAAGCCTGAGTTTGAGACAGCTCCTAATGTGTCTGTGGATGAGCCACAAGAGGATCATACACAG gCGTTAGACCCATTTGATGCCCTACTTAAAGATACAAATGACTCTAGTCAAGCTGAGTGTTCAGAGAAGTCCAATATCTCTGCGACAGTAAACATTGATGATGAAGATGATGACCATAATGTGGACGACTCGCATGGTGATGTACCACATGATGATGAGGATGAACACCATGCAG TAACTGAATTAGTTGACGAGCCGGGAGCAGATGAAGAAGTATGCCTACTGCCAGACACAGAGAGGGAAATATCAGAAGCTGACAAAGCCGAGGCTGAGAAGGTCTTAGCTGAAAAGAGAAAACAGGCTGAAGAAG CAGCAGCGGCAGCGGCAGCAGCACAGGCAGCGGTTCCTAAAGTAGAGGAACCAACTGAAGGTGAGAGTGAAGAGGGAAGTAAGAGTGCTGAACAGCAGACCAATGAAACGACGGACGAACATGTGGAAACGGATACGGCTAACGAAGATGCAACGCAGGAAAACGGAGGAG ATAAAGAAAACGAAAATGAACATGACGAGGCTGTTGAAATTGATGAAAACGTAATTCCAAATGTTATTCAGGAAGTCAGTCCTTTTGATGCTGTTTGTTTACAATGTAAATCTGACCATCCCTGCACTTTCCGCGTGACTATGAAAGAGAACGAAACATCCTACTTGTGCAATGAGAACTGCGTTAGGTCCTTCCAATGTGAACACCCAGGACAATATAGCATCACACATaagaaatatttgataatagAAAGAGCACCCAAAATTATGACATGTTCTGAGTGTGAAGAAGctaaaatgtgttatttctaTTACGACTACGACGGCGAAGATACGAACTATTGCTCAATAAACTGTCTCAACAGTATGATGGGTGATGAACGAGAAAAATATGTGTTCAAGAGAAGAAGAATAGTAGTTCTAGAAAGTACACCTAAAGACGCCGAGTGTTTTGTGTGTCATgaacaaacaaaatgtatattcTCATTGAACAGGTATGGTGAAGACCTTAACATCTGTGAACATCcttgtataaaaaatctgaacGGCAGAGAAAACGGCAGGTATATGATCAAAAAAATACGTGCGCCGAGAAAAGCCGATACACCCCGTCCTGCTTCAAACAACCCCCCGTTACTTAAACTCAAAGTTATTAGCAATGCTACAGATAAATATTTAGACGAAGCTTATAAAATACAAGCGAAGACGCCCGCCATGGTTCAAGCGGCGAGGGAAGAAAGAGAACGAACGTTCGTCCGGCGGTGTAATCAGTGTATCATTGCTCTGCACTGTGACGAGAAAATATTGACTTGGGAAACTATGGACTTTTGTAATGAAGTTTGTTTAGGAAGGTATCAGAATAAAATCGGCTCCAGGTGTGCTAATTGCAAAAATGCGGTACAACATACGAGTTTAGGAAAGTATTGTGTGAGATTCGGTTACGATATCAGACAGTTTTGTAACTCGGCGTGTTTGGAAGAGTTCAAGAAAGGTTTAAAGATATGTTGTTATTGTCAGAGAGATATATCGGTGGGGCATCAAGGTTTCTTAGCTCCGGTTGGTGATAAAGGACAGTTCAAAGACTTTTGTTCGCAAGTTTGTATGGGAAAGTTCGACCAGATGAGTAAAAACCCGATTCCTCAGCCTGTATGGGCGAAATGTGCAGTGTGCTCGTTAGAAAAGGCGACGTCGATCGAAGTGGAAGTAAGCGAAGAAGTGTCGCAGAGGTTGTGCTCGGATCCATGCTTTGCAGCTTTCAAATTCGTCAATAACATTTTTCCAG ATCAATGTCGGTGGTGTAAAAAATACTTCGAGCGCAAACAGTCCAAATGTTTTACAATCTACGAGGGAGCAAACGCTCATTGTTTCTGTTCTAAGTCTTGTATGAACGTCTACATAAGCAACTCGCGGCACATAGTTCCTTGCAACTGGTGTAAGGTGAAGAAGTACAATTTTGATATGATCCGCCGGGTTCAAACTAATGGTCAAGCGATCATGATGTGTTCGTTAAACTGCTTGAATCTCTATCAGGTTTCTGTGAATGCTGTGTCGTCGAGAAG GACAAAATGTGATATGTGCAAACGCACGTCTTTAGCACAATACCATCTCACGATGTCGGATGCTACAGTGCGCAACTTCTGCACCTACCAGTGTGTTATGTCATTCCAG GGTCAATACTCCAAACACACACCACCTCTAGTGCCGGGTGAACCCATAGATCATCAGAAGGCGGTACCCACTGGCGCCCCGCGCCGGACGTATCCCGCTTCCAGCAAAAATAACG CAGCCGCTACGAAAAACCAACAGCGGTCTAGCGGCGGAATGCCAGTGATATCAAGCGTACAATCCTTAGCAGCCCCTCCCCCTCTAATGCCGTCCATGACGAGGCAGAAATCCAAACGTCTTCAACAACCCGCACCCGAGCCTGAACCCCCACAGGCGCCAAAAACACCCCCTCCACCTCCTAAACCGCCAACACCCCCTCCTCCCCCGCCACCTAAAATCTACAACCACGTGATAGTCAAAACATTACCGCCTAGAGAAGTAGCTAACAAAGCGACGATGTCGAAACCAATGATGGTCTCAAAAGGAGTCTCTTGCAGGCCTCATCCATGCACAAAGGAATGTCAAACAGACCCTAGCTTAGAACGACGAGTGTTAATACCAGTACCGGTTCCTATTTACGTACCAGTTCCTTGTGCGATGTGGTCGATACCGTTCCCCGTACCAGTTCCTATACCCCTCCCAATTCCTACTCCTATATTTATACCGACTACTAGGAATTCGGCGAAGGGTATCATGAAAGAGATCAACAAGATCCATGATAAGATGCCCACGGATCCGTTTGAAGCAGAACTGTTGATGATGGCTGAGATGGTAGCCGGTGATAAGAAGAAAGATCAGAGTGATTCAGACACCGACGATGACAATG AACCGGACACCTTCAGTCCTGTCGCGGCTATGGACGGAAACAACGCGTTCGGCGAGGATATGTTGCAGATGGCTCTCAAAATGGCCACTGAGTACGAAGACCAGCCCGTAGATCTCGAGTCTGCTATGACAGCTAACACTATTACACCCAGTTCACATCCTGGCATGCCTG GTTTGGAAGGCGAGAGCATGCATCATCATCACATGATGGTGCTGGAGCAGCAGCGGGCTGTAGCTGCACTCCGTGCCTCGGCGGCGCCCCGCAAGCGTGGTGGCGCGGGCGTGGCGGGCGTGGCGGGAGCCGCGGCGGCGCCTGCCCCGCGCCCCGCACGGCCTCCTAAGAGACGACGTGCCGACCCGCCGCCACCACCACAACCCGACCCGCCGCGGGAACCTGCTGAGAAACCCGACGCTAACATGTGTCTCAAG TACACATTCGGCGTGAACGCGTGGAAGCAATGGGTGATGACGAAAAATGCAGAGATTGAGAAGTCATCAATACGGCGGAAACCTTTCAAGTCAGAGATACTGCAGCTAACGGCGGACGAACTCAACTATTCATTATGCTTGTTCGTCAAAGAAGTGAGGAAGCCCAACGGTAGCGAATACGCGCCcgatactatttattatttggttttaG gaaTACAACAATATCTATTCGAGAATGGTAGGATAGACAACATATTTACGGACCCATATTACGAGAAGTTCACAGACTGCTTGGACGAGGTCGCGAGGAAGTTCTCAGTTTTATACAATGACTCAC AATATATTGTAACGCGAGTGGAAGAAGAACACTTATGGGAGAGCAAACAGCTTGGCGCACATTCGCCACATGTACTCCTATCTACGCTTATGTTCTTCAACACGAAGCATTTTAATTTAGTC ACAGTGGAGGAACACATGCAGCTATCATTCTCTCACATAATGAAGCATTGGAAGCGGAACCCCAACCAGCCCGGTCAGGCGAAGGTGCCAGGCTCGAGAAACGTGCTGTTGAGGTTTTACCCGCCACAGTCGGCGTTAG AAGCAAATTCAAGAAAAAAGAAAGTATATGAACAGCAAGAAAATGAAGAGAACCCACTACGTTGTCCtgttaaattatatgaattttatatttcaaaatg TCCCGAGTCGGTGCGGACCCGCAACGACGTGTTCTACCTGCAGCCGGAGAGGTCGTGCGTGCCCGACTCGCCCGTGTGGTACTCCACGCAGGCGCTCAGCAGACAGGCGCTGGCCAAGATGCTGCACCGGGTCAAAATGGTCAAGGAGATTAACATCGCACTGCTCACAAGCTAA
- the woc gene encoding zinc finger protein without children isoform X4 gives MDEKESLPDKPSEEPNKVSGEDADTGKPVDEVGEPEAASEAGSQEEPSETGEEKTDSDVGNSEKASGDKEESELQNHVDHESVEDSNSAKSEGDGDKKDEPANTESVTQDDVKETEESEDKLEESQDSTITTDDKLKDDAPQTSSQDVFSQESTSQAQSEETSQDNSEVNSQEGASQEAVPETSSEKTEEASQDVIDDDSVEKVDEDKKDNDDVGKPEFETAPNVSVDEPQEDHTQALDPFDALLKDTNDSSQAECSEKSNISATVNIDDEDDDHNVDDSHGDVPHDDEDEHHAVTELVDEPGADEEVCLLPDTEREISEADKAEAEKVLAEKRKQAEEAAAAAAAAQAAVPKVEEPTEGESEEGSKSAEQQTNETTDEHVETDTANEDATQENGGDKENENEHDEAVEIDENVIPNVIQEVSPFDAVCLQCKSDHPCTFRVTMKENETSYLCNENCVRSFQCEHPGQYSITHKKYLIIERAPKIMTCSECEEAKMCYFYYDYDGEDTNYCSINCLNSMMGDEREKYVFKRRRIVVLESTPKDAECFVCHEQTKCIFSLNRYGEDLNICEHPCIKNLNGRENGRYMIKKIRAPRKADTPRPASNNPPLLKLKVISNATDKYLDEAYKIQAKTPAMVQAAREERERTFVRRCNQCIIALHCDEKILTWETMDFCNEVCLGRYQNKIGSRCANCKNAVQHTSLGKYCVRFGYDIRQFCNSACLEEFKKGLKICCYCQRDISVGHQGFLAPVGDKGQFKDFCSQVCMGKFDQMSKNPIPQPVWAKCAVCSLEKATSIEVEVSEEVSQRLCSDPCFAAFKFVNNIFPDQCRWCKKYFERKQSKCFTIYEGANAHCFCSKSCMNVYISNSRHIVPCNWCKVKKYNFDMIRRVQTNGQAIMMCSLNCLNLYQVSVNAVSSRRTKCDMCKRTSLAQYHLTMSDATVRNFCTYQCVMSFQGQYSKHTPPLVPGEPIDHQKAVPTGAPRRTYPASSKNNAATKNQQRSSGGMPVISSVQSLAAPPPLMPSMTRQKSKRLQQPAPEPEPPQAPKTPPPPPKPPTPPPPPPPKIYNHVIVKTLPPREVANKATMSKPMMVSKGVSCRPHPCTKECQTDPSLERRVLIPVPVPIYVPVPCAMWSIPFPVPVPIPLPIPTPIFIPTTRNSAKGIMKEINKIHDKMPTDPFEAELLMMAEMVAGDKKKDQSDSDTDDDNEPDTFSPVAAMDGNNAFGEDMLQMALKMATEYEDQPVDLESAMTANTITPSSHPGMPGLEGESMHHHHMMVLEQQRAVAALRASAAPRKRGGAGVAGVAGAAAAPAPRPARPPKRRRADPPPPPQPDPPREPAEKPDANMCLKYTFGVNAWKQWVMTKNAEIEKSSIRRKPFKSEILQLTADELNYSLCLFVKEVRKPNGSEYAPDTIYYLVLGIQQYLFENGRIDNIFTDPYYEKFTDCLDEVARKFSVLYNDSQYIVTRVEEEHLWESKQLGAHSPHVLLSTLMFFNTKHFNLVTVEEHMQLSFSHIMKHWKRNPNQPGQAKVPGSRNVLLRFYPPQSALEANSRKKKVYEQQENEENPLRCPVKLYEFYISKCPESVRTRNDVFYLQPERSCVPDSPVWYSTQALSRQALAKMLHRVKMVKEINIALLTS, from the exons aagatAAATTAGAAGAATCACAAGACAGCACAATTACAACTGACGATAAGTTAAAAGATGATGCACCTCAAACAAGCTCCCAAGATGTATTTAGTCAAGAGTCAACTAGCCAAGCTCAGAGTGAGGAAACCAGTCAAGACAACAGTGAGGTCAATAGCCAAGAAGGAGCAAGCCAAGAGGCAGTACCAGAGACAAGTAGTGAGAAGACAGAGGAAGCCAGCCAAGACGTGATTGATGATGATTCTGTTGAAAAAGTTGATGAAGATAAGAAAGACAATGATGATGTTGGCAAGCCTGAGTTTGAGACAGCTCCTAATGTGTCTGTGGATGAGCCACAAGAGGATCATACACAG gCGTTAGACCCATTTGATGCCCTACTTAAAGATACAAATGACTCTAGTCAAGCTGAGTGTTCAGAGAAGTCCAATATCTCTGCGACAGTAAACATTGATGATGAAGATGATGACCATAATGTGGACGACTCGCATGGTGATGTACCACATGATGATGAGGATGAACACCATGCAG TAACTGAATTAGTTGACGAGCCGGGAGCAGATGAAGAAGTATGCCTACTGCCAGACACAGAGAGGGAAATATCAGAAGCTGACAAAGCCGAGGCTGAGAAGGTCTTAGCTGAAAAGAGAAAACAGGCTGAAGAAG CAGCAGCGGCAGCGGCAGCAGCACAGGCAGCGGTTCCTAAAGTAGAGGAACCAACTGAAGGTGAGAGTGAAGAGGGAAGTAAGAGTGCTGAACAGCAGACCAATGAAACGACGGACGAACATGTGGAAACGGATACGGCTAACGAAGATGCAACGCAGGAAAACGGAGGAG ATAAAGAAAACGAAAATGAACATGACGAGGCTGTTGAAATTGATGAAAACGTAATTCCAAATGTTATTCAGGAAGTCAGTCCTTTTGATGCTGTTTGTTTACAATGTAAATCTGACCATCCCTGCACTTTCCGCGTGACTATGAAAGAGAACGAAACATCCTACTTGTGCAATGAGAACTGCGTTAGGTCCTTCCAATGTGAACACCCAGGACAATATAGCATCACACATaagaaatatttgataatagAAAGAGCACCCAAAATTATGACATGTTCTGAGTGTGAAGAAGctaaaatgtgttatttctaTTACGACTACGACGGCGAAGATACGAACTATTGCTCAATAAACTGTCTCAACAGTATGATGGGTGATGAACGAGAAAAATATGTGTTCAAGAGAAGAAGAATAGTAGTTCTAGAAAGTACACCTAAAGACGCCGAGTGTTTTGTGTGTCATgaacaaacaaaatgtatattcTCATTGAACAGGTATGGTGAAGACCTTAACATCTGTGAACATCcttgtataaaaaatctgaacGGCAGAGAAAACGGCAGGTATATGATCAAAAAAATACGTGCGCCGAGAAAAGCCGATACACCCCGTCCTGCTTCAAACAACCCCCCGTTACTTAAACTCAAAGTTATTAGCAATGCTACAGATAAATATTTAGACGAAGCTTATAAAATACAAGCGAAGACGCCCGCCATGGTTCAAGCGGCGAGGGAAGAAAGAGAACGAACGTTCGTCCGGCGGTGTAATCAGTGTATCATTGCTCTGCACTGTGACGAGAAAATATTGACTTGGGAAACTATGGACTTTTGTAATGAAGTTTGTTTAGGAAGGTATCAGAATAAAATCGGCTCCAGGTGTGCTAATTGCAAAAATGCGGTACAACATACGAGTTTAGGAAAGTATTGTGTGAGATTCGGTTACGATATCAGACAGTTTTGTAACTCGGCGTGTTTGGAAGAGTTCAAGAAAGGTTTAAAGATATGTTGTTATTGTCAGAGAGATATATCGGTGGGGCATCAAGGTTTCTTAGCTCCGGTTGGTGATAAAGGACAGTTCAAAGACTTTTGTTCGCAAGTTTGTATGGGAAAGTTCGACCAGATGAGTAAAAACCCGATTCCTCAGCCTGTATGGGCGAAATGTGCAGTGTGCTCGTTAGAAAAGGCGACGTCGATCGAAGTGGAAGTAAGCGAAGAAGTGTCGCAGAGGTTGTGCTCGGATCCATGCTTTGCAGCTTTCAAATTCGTCAATAACATTTTTCCAG ATCAATGTCGGTGGTGTAAAAAATACTTCGAGCGCAAACAGTCCAAATGTTTTACAATCTACGAGGGAGCAAACGCTCATTGTTTCTGTTCTAAGTCTTGTATGAACGTCTACATAAGCAACTCGCGGCACATAGTTCCTTGCAACTGGTGTAAGGTGAAGAAGTACAATTTTGATATGATCCGCCGGGTTCAAACTAATGGTCAAGCGATCATGATGTGTTCGTTAAACTGCTTGAATCTCTATCAGGTTTCTGTGAATGCTGTGTCGTCGAGAAG GACAAAATGTGATATGTGCAAACGCACGTCTTTAGCACAATACCATCTCACGATGTCGGATGCTACAGTGCGCAACTTCTGCACCTACCAGTGTGTTATGTCATTCCAG GGTCAATACTCCAAACACACACCACCTCTAGTGCCGGGTGAACCCATAGATCATCAGAAGGCGGTACCCACTGGCGCCCCGCGCCGGACGTATCCCGCTTCCAGCAAAAATAACG CCGCTACGAAAAACCAACAGCGGTCTAGCGGCGGAATGCCAGTGATATCAAGCGTACAATCCTTAGCAGCCCCTCCCCCTCTAATGCCGTCCATGACGAGGCAGAAATCCAAACGTCTTCAACAACCCGCACCCGAGCCTGAACCCCCACAGGCGCCAAAAACACCCCCTCCACCTCCTAAACCGCCAACACCCCCTCCTCCCCCGCCACCTAAAATCTACAACCACGTGATAGTCAAAACATTACCGCCTAGAGAAGTAGCTAACAAAGCGACGATGTCGAAACCAATGATGGTCTCAAAAGGAGTCTCTTGCAGGCCTCATCCATGCACAAAGGAATGTCAAACAGACCCTAGCTTAGAACGACGAGTGTTAATACCAGTACCGGTTCCTATTTACGTACCAGTTCCTTGTGCGATGTGGTCGATACCGTTCCCCGTACCAGTTCCTATACCCCTCCCAATTCCTACTCCTATATTTATACCGACTACTAGGAATTCGGCGAAGGGTATCATGAAAGAGATCAACAAGATCCATGATAAGATGCCCACGGATCCGTTTGAAGCAGAACTGTTGATGATGGCTGAGATGGTAGCCGGTGATAAGAAGAAAGATCAGAGTGATTCAGACACCGACGATGACAATG AACCGGACACCTTCAGTCCTGTCGCGGCTATGGACGGAAACAACGCGTTCGGCGAGGATATGTTGCAGATGGCTCTCAAAATGGCCACTGAGTACGAAGACCAGCCCGTAGATCTCGAGTCTGCTATGACAGCTAACACTATTACACCCAGTTCACATCCTGGCATGCCTG GTTTGGAAGGCGAGAGCATGCATCATCATCACATGATGGTGCTGGAGCAGCAGCGGGCTGTAGCTGCACTCCGTGCCTCGGCGGCGCCCCGCAAGCGTGGTGGCGCGGGCGTGGCGGGCGTGGCGGGAGCCGCGGCGGCGCCTGCCCCGCGCCCCGCACGGCCTCCTAAGAGACGACGTGCCGACCCGCCGCCACCACCACAACCCGACCCGCCGCGGGAACCTGCTGAGAAACCCGACGCTAACATGTGTCTCAAG TACACATTCGGCGTGAACGCGTGGAAGCAATGGGTGATGACGAAAAATGCAGAGATTGAGAAGTCATCAATACGGCGGAAACCTTTCAAGTCAGAGATACTGCAGCTAACGGCGGACGAACTCAACTATTCATTATGCTTGTTCGTCAAAGAAGTGAGGAAGCCCAACGGTAGCGAATACGCGCCcgatactatttattatttggttttaG gaaTACAACAATATCTATTCGAGAATGGTAGGATAGACAACATATTTACGGACCCATATTACGAGAAGTTCACAGACTGCTTGGACGAGGTCGCGAGGAAGTTCTCAGTTTTATACAATGACTCAC AATATATTGTAACGCGAGTGGAAGAAGAACACTTATGGGAGAGCAAACAGCTTGGCGCACATTCGCCACATGTACTCCTATCTACGCTTATGTTCTTCAACACGAAGCATTTTAATTTAGTC ACAGTGGAGGAACACATGCAGCTATCATTCTCTCACATAATGAAGCATTGGAAGCGGAACCCCAACCAGCCCGGTCAGGCGAAGGTGCCAGGCTCGAGAAACGTGCTGTTGAGGTTTTACCCGCCACAGTCGGCGTTAG AAGCAAATTCAAGAAAAAAGAAAGTATATGAACAGCAAGAAAATGAAGAGAACCCACTACGTTGTCCtgttaaattatatgaattttatatttcaaaatg TCCCGAGTCGGTGCGGACCCGCAACGACGTGTTCTACCTGCAGCCGGAGAGGTCGTGCGTGCCCGACTCGCCCGTGTGGTACTCCACGCAGGCGCTCAGCAGACAGGCGCTGGCCAAGATGCTGCACCGGGTCAAAATGGTCAAGGAGATTAACATCGCACTGCTCACAAGCTAA